One window of Curtobacterium sp. 458 genomic DNA carries:
- a CDS encoding DUF3145 domain-containing protein: MLYVHSAPRALCPHVEWAAGRAMSRAVNFSWLDQPAQDGARRTEFTWTGSVGTGAAIASALRGWEHLRYEVTEEPTSTSDGGRWMHTPDLGVFYAQTDVTGNMVVPEDRVRYAMEVAGSNALELHRELRLALGQAWDDELEPFRHAAEGNPVVWLHRVG; this comes from the coding sequence GTGCTCTACGTGCACTCCGCACCACGCGCGCTCTGCCCGCACGTCGAATGGGCAGCAGGTCGCGCCATGAGTCGTGCCGTGAACTTCTCGTGGCTCGACCAGCCCGCGCAGGACGGCGCGCGACGCACCGAGTTCACGTGGACCGGCTCGGTCGGTACCGGTGCGGCGATCGCTTCTGCCCTGCGCGGCTGGGAGCACCTGCGGTACGAGGTCACCGAGGAGCCGACCAGCACCTCGGACGGCGGCCGCTGGATGCACACGCCCGACCTCGGAGTGTTCTACGCGCAGACCGACGTGACGGGCAACATGGTCGTGCCCGAGGACCGCGTCCGCTACGCCATGGAGGTCGCCGGCAGCAACGCGCTCGAACTCCACCGCGAACTGCGCCTGGCGCTCGGTCAGGCCTGGGACGACGAACTCGAGCCGTTCCGTCACGCCGCCGAGGGCAACCCCGTCGTCTGGCTCCACCGCGTCGGCTGA
- the fabF gene encoding beta-ketoacyl-ACP synthase II: MTNKTVVVTGIGAITPLAATAPETWEALLAGKSGITRIEDPRYAELELPVEFAGQARRFVTDQLTRPETKRFDPSSQLSLIAAREAWADAGIDAESVVPERLIVDWATGIGGVNTLLDAWDTLREKGPRRVMPMTVPMLMANGPAAAIEMEFGARGGARTYLSACASSTESLAEAYRHVATGEADIVIAGGAEAALHPLPLAAFAAMQALSRRNDSPETASRPYDVTRDGFVLGDGAAALILETKEHAEARGAKIYAEIAGAGITSDAFHITAPDPEGSAAARAVLQALEHAGAAREDVVHVNAHATSTPVGDVAEYHAMRRVFGDHLDDVVVSATKASTGHLLGGAGAIEAVFTVLALHNRVAPPTINLTDQDPEIVMDVAREPRQLPDGDLLAVSNSFGFGGHNAVVAFRNA; encoded by the coding sequence ATGACCAACAAGACCGTCGTCGTCACCGGGATCGGTGCGATCACACCCCTCGCCGCGACCGCCCCGGAGACGTGGGAGGCGCTGCTCGCCGGCAAGTCCGGCATCACCCGCATCGAGGACCCGCGCTACGCCGAGCTCGAACTCCCCGTGGAGTTCGCCGGCCAGGCGCGCCGCTTCGTCACCGACCAGCTCACCCGTCCGGAGACCAAGCGCTTCGACCCCTCGTCGCAGCTCTCGCTCATCGCCGCCCGCGAAGCCTGGGCCGACGCCGGCATCGACGCCGAGTCCGTCGTGCCCGAGCGCCTCATCGTCGACTGGGCGACCGGCATCGGCGGCGTCAACACGCTCCTCGACGCCTGGGACACCCTGCGCGAGAAGGGTCCGCGCCGCGTCATGCCGATGACGGTGCCGATGCTCATGGCGAACGGCCCGGCCGCCGCCATCGAGATGGAGTTCGGCGCCCGCGGCGGTGCTCGCACGTACCTCTCCGCCTGCGCCTCCTCCACCGAGTCCCTCGCCGAGGCGTACCGCCACGTCGCGACCGGCGAGGCCGACATCGTCATCGCCGGTGGCGCCGAGGCCGCGCTGCACCCGCTGCCGCTCGCCGCGTTCGCAGCGATGCAGGCGCTGTCGCGTCGCAACGACTCCCCCGAGACGGCTTCGCGCCCGTACGACGTCACGCGCGACGGCTTCGTGCTCGGAGACGGCGCCGCGGCGCTCATCCTCGAGACCAAGGAGCACGCGGAGGCACGCGGCGCGAAGATCTACGCCGAGATCGCCGGTGCCGGAATCACGTCGGACGCGTTCCACATCACCGCGCCGGACCCCGAGGGCAGCGCCGCCGCCCGTGCGGTCCTCCAGGCGCTCGAGCACGCCGGTGCCGCCCGCGAGGACGTCGTCCACGTCAACGCGCACGCCACCTCCACGCCGGTGGGTGACGTCGCCGAGTACCACGCCATGCGTCGCGTCTTCGGCGACCACCTCGACGACGTCGTGGTCTCGGCCACGAAGGCGTCGACGGGGCACCTGCTCGGTGGCGCCGGCGCGATCGAGGCCGTGTTCACGGTCCTCGCGCTGCACAACCGGGTGGCGCCGCCGACGATCAACCTCACGGACCAGGACCCGGAGATCGTCATGGACGTGGCGCGCGAGCCGCGCCAGCTGCCGGACGGCGACCTGCTGGCGGTGAGCAACTCGTTCGGCTTCGGCGGGCACAACGCCGTGGTGGCGTTCCGCAACGCGTAG
- a CDS encoding DUF1684 domain-containing protein, which yields MTDLADHVADRDRWARGPRGPLALVNAQQVDVEQPVWPVPGRWAPAPGGLTVTADSADGVVVDDVPVDGTVLVAGDQAVVPSVVTFPDGLAGTVTDRTLRVWDPASEAIGRFAGIARFDHDAAWVTAGRYVPVRDGLEARGAVLDAAGVALPVAGHVDTTVGDVAVRLVVVRSAAFRGVPRLQLIVQDATSALPETDPSSTYSMGRFLYLDDPGEAADVVLDWNTVVLPPCAFSYLFACPVPPPENRIAAAVTAGERHPVDASGAVLH from the coding sequence GTGACCGACCTCGCCGACCACGTCGCGGACCGGGACCGTTGGGCGCGCGGACCCCGCGGCCCGCTCGCCCTCGTGAACGCACAGCAGGTCGACGTCGAGCAGCCGGTGTGGCCGGTGCCCGGCCGCTGGGCTCCGGCGCCGGGCGGCCTGACCGTCACCGCGGACTCCGCGGACGGGGTGGTCGTCGACGACGTCCCGGTCGACGGCACCGTCCTCGTCGCGGGTGACCAGGCCGTGGTGCCCTCGGTGGTGACCTTCCCGGACGGCCTCGCCGGCACCGTGACGGACCGCACGCTGCGCGTGTGGGACCCTGCCTCGGAGGCGATCGGTCGCTTCGCCGGGATCGCCCGCTTCGACCACGACGCCGCGTGGGTCACCGCCGGCAGGTACGTGCCGGTGCGTGACGGCCTGGAGGCCCGTGGTGCCGTCCTCGACGCCGCCGGCGTCGCGCTCCCGGTCGCCGGGCACGTCGACACCACGGTCGGCGACGTCGCCGTGCGCCTCGTGGTGGTCCGGTCCGCCGCGTTCCGCGGTGTCCCGCGGTTGCAGCTCATCGTGCAGGACGCCACGAGCGCCCTGCCCGAGACCGATCCGTCGAGCACGTACTCGATGGGCCGCTTCCTGTACCTCGACGACCCGGGCGAGGCCGCCGACGTCGTCCTCGACTGGAACACCGTCGTCCTGCCGCCGTGCGCCTTCTCGTACTTGTTCGCCTGCCCGGTGCCGCCCCCGGAGAACCGCATCGCAGCAGCGGTCACCGCGGGGGAGCGGCACCCCGTGGACGCCTCCGGAGCGGTTCTGCACTGA
- a CDS encoding ACP S-malonyltransferase yields MIVVVAPGQGSQTPGFLAPWLEDPAVRDRVGAWSDAVGVDLVEHGTVSDAETIKDTALAQPLIVAAGLITADALLADGRRELVGGVAGHSVGEFTAAAVAGIIEPTDALTLVAERGRAMADAAALEPTSMAAVLGGDADAVAAALDARGLVPANHNGGGQTVVAGAADAIADLAADPPAKARVVPLAVAGAFHTRYMAPAVDRVAPVAAAATVQDPTLPIWTNADGSRVDDGRQFVDLMVQQIANPVHWDAVMETFSAAGVTGIIELAPAGALVGLAKRGLRGTPTVAIKTPDDLPAAIELLQAAKTEAEATA; encoded by the coding sequence GTGATCGTCGTCGTCGCGCCCGGACAGGGCTCCCAGACCCCAGGTTTCCTCGCCCCCTGGCTCGAGGACCCCGCAGTCCGTGACCGTGTCGGAGCCTGGTCGGACGCCGTCGGCGTCGACCTCGTCGAACACGGCACCGTCTCGGACGCCGAGACGATCAAGGACACCGCGCTCGCGCAGCCGCTCATCGTGGCCGCCGGGCTGATCACCGCCGACGCACTGCTCGCCGACGGTCGCCGCGAGCTGGTCGGTGGCGTGGCCGGACACTCGGTCGGCGAGTTCACCGCCGCCGCCGTCGCCGGCATCATCGAGCCGACCGACGCCCTGACGCTCGTCGCCGAACGCGGCCGCGCGATGGCGGACGCCGCAGCGCTCGAACCGACCTCCATGGCCGCGGTCCTCGGTGGCGACGCGGACGCGGTCGCCGCAGCGCTCGACGCCCGCGGTCTCGTGCCCGCGAACCACAACGGCGGCGGCCAGACCGTCGTCGCCGGAGCTGCCGACGCGATCGCCGACCTCGCTGCGGACCCGCCGGCGAAGGCCCGGGTCGTGCCGCTGGCCGTCGCGGGTGCGTTCCACACGCGGTACATGGCCCCGGCGGTCGACCGTGTCGCGCCGGTGGCCGCGGCCGCCACGGTGCAGGACCCCACGCTCCCGATCTGGACCAACGCCGACGGCTCCCGCGTCGACGACGGCCGACAGTTCGTCGACCTGATGGTCCAGCAGATCGCGAACCCCGTGCACTGGGACGCCGTGATGGAGACGTTCTCCGCCGCCGGCGTCACCGGCATCATCGAACTGGCCCCGGCCGGTGCGCTGGTCGGCCTCGCCAAGCGCGGCCTCCGCGGCACCCCGACCGTGGCGATCAAGACCCCCGACGACCTGCCCGCAGCCATCGAGCTGCTGCAGGCCGCGAAGACGGAAGCAGAGGCGACCGCGTGA
- a CDS encoding PucR family transcriptional regulator produces the protein MSQQSDRDRALSWLRQVSGELSTATIKRLEDTLPWYSEMPPGRRSAVGLVAQAGITSFISWLEGTASTPWIAAADVFGSAPRELLRSVSLQQTLQLIRVVVTVVEERAKDDEMLQEAILKYSRDIAFAAADVYARAAEARGLWDARLEALVVDSILSGEYDDELPSRIAALGWHGHGEVAVLVGTAPKQLEVDQIRRTARHMDADVLIGVQGSRLVVVIGRATPRDDVPEGEDPVSFTAIAQALEPSFGEGHLVLGNEVPGVVDASTSAKAALAGFAVARAWRGAPRPALADDLLPERALAGDPLARSALVQRIYVPLKDQSTELLQTLWCYLDTGRSLEATARELFVHPNTVRYRLRRVADIIGWDATHARDALIVQSALILGAMSESASGRRRLPQRR, from the coding sequence GTGAGCCAGCAGAGCGACCGCGACCGCGCGCTCTCCTGGCTCCGGCAGGTGTCGGGCGAACTCTCCACCGCGACGATCAAGCGGCTCGAGGACACGCTGCCCTGGTACAGCGAGATGCCGCCGGGTCGTCGTTCGGCCGTGGGCCTCGTCGCACAGGCCGGCATCACGTCGTTCATCAGCTGGCTCGAGGGCACCGCGTCCACCCCGTGGATCGCCGCGGCCGACGTCTTCGGCTCGGCACCGCGTGAACTCCTCCGCTCGGTGAGCCTGCAGCAGACCCTGCAGCTCATCCGGGTGGTCGTGACCGTGGTCGAGGAGCGCGCCAAGGACGACGAGATGCTGCAGGAGGCGATCCTCAAGTACTCGCGGGACATCGCCTTCGCGGCCGCCGACGTCTACGCCCGTGCGGCCGAGGCCCGCGGGCTCTGGGACGCCCGACTCGAGGCGCTGGTGGTCGACTCGATCCTCTCGGGCGAGTACGACGACGAGCTGCCCTCCCGGATCGCGGCGCTCGGGTGGCACGGCCACGGCGAGGTCGCGGTGCTCGTCGGCACCGCACCGAAGCAGCTCGAGGTCGACCAGATCCGCCGGACCGCGCGCCACATGGACGCCGACGTGCTCATCGGCGTGCAGGGGTCACGGCTCGTGGTCGTCATCGGCCGGGCCACCCCTCGCGACGACGTCCCCGAGGGTGAGGACCCGGTGTCCTTCACCGCGATCGCCCAGGCCCTCGAGCCGTCGTTCGGTGAGGGCCACCTCGTGCTCGGCAACGAGGTCCCCGGTGTGGTCGACGCATCGACCAGCGCCAAGGCCGCCCTGGCCGGGTTCGCCGTGGCGCGGGCGTGGCGCGGGGCACCCCGTCCGGCACTCGCCGACGACCTGCTGCCCGAACGGGCCCTCGCCGGCGATCCGCTCGCACGGTCCGCCCTCGTCCAGCGTATCTACGTCCCGCTCAAGGACCAGTCGACCGAGCTCCTGCAGACGCTCTGGTGCTACCTCGACACGGGGCGCTCGCTCGAGGCCACCGCCCGTGAGCTCTTCGTGCACCCGAACACCGTCCGGTACCGCCTCCGTCGCGTGGCGGACATCATCGGATGGGACGCCACGCACGCCCGCGACGCCCTCATCGTCCAGTCGGCACTCATCCTCGGCGCCATGTCCGAGTCGGCGTCCGGCCGGCGCCGTCTGCCCCAGCGCCGTTGA
- the aceE gene encoding pyruvate dehydrogenase (acetyl-transferring), homodimeric type, whose amino-acid sequence MTVNDQDPYSAGSNDQDPEETAEWRESLDGLVQTHGHQRGREIMLSLLKRSKELHLGVPMVPTTDYVNTIAPENEPEFPGDEELERRYRRWIRWNAAITVHRAQRPGIAVGGHISTYASSAAMYEVGYNHFFRAQDHPSGGDQVFFQGHASPGMYARAYMEGRLSEDQLDGFRQEKSHAGGGLSSYPHPRLMPHFWQFPTVSMGIGPINAIYQAQQAKYLSNRGIKDASDQQVWAFLGDGEMDEVESRGQLQVAANDGLDNLNFVINCNLQRLDGPVRGNGKIIQELEAFFRGAGWNVIKVVWGREWDDLLARDTEGALLNLMNATPDGDYQTYKAENGAYVRENFFGRDPKALELVKDYTDDQIWNLKRGGHDYRKVYAAFKAATEHKGQPTVILAKTVKGYGLGPSFEGRNATHQMKKLTLDNLKQFRDEMRIPISDAQLEENPYTPPYYHPGNDDEAIQYMHERRRELGGYVPERRTKYTQVTLPDDSKYQVVKKGSGKQEVATTMAFARLLKDLLRSPDFGDRVVPIIPDEARTFGMDAYFPTAKIYNPNGQHYTSVDRELLLAYKESPQGQIIHVGINEAGALAAFTAVGTSYSTQGEPLIPVYVFYSMFGFQRTGDAIWAAGDQMTRGFMIGATAGRTTLTGEGLQHADGHSLLLAATNPAVVSYDPAYGYEIGHIVKAGLERMYGTNEDGSPKHADPNVMYYLTVYNEPLVQPAEPEGVDAEGIVKGMYLLKPSEQDGPKAQLLASGVAVPWILEAQQLLAEDWGVSADVWSVTSWGELYRDGLDAEQHAFLNPNEAPRTPYVTERLLGTEGPVVAVSDFMHQVQEQIRPFVPTDYATLGADGFGFSDTRPAARRFFHIDGPSVVVRTLQQLAKQGKVDHALVQQAIDKYRLHDVTAGTTGSAGGES is encoded by the coding sequence GTGACGGTGAACGACCAGGACCCGTACAGCGCCGGCAGCAACGACCAGGACCCGGAGGAGACCGCCGAGTGGCGTGAGTCCCTCGACGGTCTGGTGCAGACCCACGGCCACCAGCGTGGCCGCGAGATCATGCTCAGCCTGCTCAAGCGGTCCAAGGAACTGCACCTCGGTGTGCCGATGGTCCCCACGACGGACTACGTGAACACCATCGCTCCGGAGAACGAGCCCGAGTTCCCCGGCGACGAGGAGCTCGAGCGCCGCTACCGCCGGTGGATCCGCTGGAACGCCGCGATCACGGTGCACCGTGCCCAGCGCCCGGGCATCGCCGTGGGCGGGCACATCTCGACCTACGCGTCGAGCGCCGCGATGTACGAGGTCGGCTACAACCACTTCTTCCGCGCGCAGGACCACCCCTCCGGCGGCGACCAGGTCTTCTTCCAGGGCCACGCCTCCCCCGGCATGTACGCCCGCGCCTACATGGAGGGCCGCCTCAGCGAGGACCAGCTCGACGGCTTCCGGCAGGAGAAGTCCCACGCCGGCGGCGGGCTGTCCTCGTACCCGCACCCGCGTCTCATGCCGCACTTCTGGCAGTTCCCGACCGTGTCGATGGGCATCGGCCCGATCAACGCGATCTACCAGGCGCAGCAGGCCAAGTACCTGTCGAACCGTGGCATCAAGGACGCGTCCGACCAGCAGGTCTGGGCGTTCCTCGGCGACGGCGAGATGGACGAGGTCGAGTCGCGCGGGCAGCTCCAGGTCGCCGCGAACGACGGTCTCGACAACCTGAACTTCGTGATCAACTGCAACCTGCAGCGTCTCGACGGTCCGGTGCGCGGCAACGGCAAGATCATCCAGGAGCTCGAGGCGTTCTTCCGCGGTGCCGGCTGGAACGTCATCAAGGTCGTCTGGGGCCGTGAATGGGACGACCTGCTCGCCCGCGACACCGAGGGTGCGCTGCTCAACCTCATGAACGCCACGCCGGACGGCGACTACCAGACGTACAAGGCCGAGAACGGCGCCTACGTCCGCGAGAACTTCTTCGGGCGCGACCCGAAGGCGCTCGAGCTGGTCAAGGACTACACCGACGACCAGATCTGGAACCTCAAGCGCGGTGGCCACGACTACCGCAAGGTCTACGCCGCGTTCAAGGCCGCGACCGAGCACAAGGGCCAGCCGACCGTCATCCTCGCGAAGACGGTCAAGGGCTACGGCCTCGGCCCGAGCTTCGAGGGCCGCAACGCGACCCACCAGATGAAGAAGCTCACGCTCGACAACCTCAAGCAGTTCCGCGACGAGATGCGCATCCCGATCTCCGACGCGCAGCTCGAGGAGAACCCCTACACGCCGCCGTACTACCACCCGGGGAACGACGACGAGGCGATCCAGTACATGCACGAGCGCCGCCGCGAACTCGGTGGCTACGTGCCGGAGCGCCGGACGAAGTACACGCAGGTCACCCTGCCCGACGACTCGAAGTACCAGGTCGTCAAGAAGGGCTCCGGCAAGCAGGAGGTCGCCACCACGATGGCGTTCGCCCGCCTGCTCAAGGACCTGCTGCGCTCGCCCGACTTCGGTGACCGCGTCGTCCCGATCATCCCGGACGAGGCGCGCACGTTCGGCATGGACGCGTACTTCCCGACCGCGAAGATCTACAACCCGAACGGTCAGCACTACACGTCGGTCGACCGCGAGCTCCTCCTGGCCTACAAGGAGAGCCCGCAGGGCCAGATCATCCACGTCGGCATCAACGAGGCGGGCGCCCTCGCGGCGTTCACCGCGGTCGGCACCTCGTACTCGACGCAGGGCGAGCCGCTCATCCCGGTCTACGTCTTCTACTCGATGTTCGGGTTCCAGCGCACCGGTGACGCGATCTGGGCCGCCGGCGACCAGATGACCCGCGGGTTCATGATCGGCGCGACCGCCGGCCGGACGACCCTGACGGGTGAGGGCCTCCAGCACGCCGACGGCCACTCGCTGCTCCTCGCGGCGACGAACCCGGCCGTCGTGTCCTACGACCCCGCCTACGGGTACGAGATCGGCCACATCGTGAAGGCCGGCCTCGAGCGCATGTACGGCACGAACGAGGACGGCTCGCCGAAGCACGCCGACCCGAACGTCATGTACTACCTCACGGTCTACAACGAGCCGCTCGTCCAGCCGGCCGAGCCGGAGGGCGTCGACGCCGAGGGCATCGTCAAGGGCATGTACCTCCTCAAGCCGAGCGAGCAGGACGGGCCGAAGGCACAGCTCCTCGCCTCCGGTGTCGCCGTGCCGTGGATCCTCGAGGCGCAGCAGCTCCTCGCCGAGGACTGGGGCGTGTCGGCGGACGTCTGGAGCGTCACGAGCTGGGGTGAGCTGTACCGCGACGGTCTCGACGCGGAGCAGCACGCGTTCCTCAACCCGAACGAGGCCCCTCGGACGCCGTACGTCACCGAGCGCCTGCTCGGTACCGAGGGCCCGGTCGTGGCGGTGAGCGACTTCATGCACCAGGTGCAGGAGCAGATCCGCCCGTTCGTGCCGACCGACTACGCCACGCTCGGCGCCGACGGTTTCGGCTTCTCGGACACCCGTCCGGCAGCCCGCCGCTTCTTCCACATCGACGGCCCCTCGGTCGTCGTGCGGACGCTGCAGCAGCTCGCGAAGCAGGGCAAGGTCGACCACGCCCTCGTGCAGCAGGCCATCGACAAGTACCGCCTGCACGACGTCACCGCCGGCACCACCGGCAGCGCGGGCGGCGAGAGCTGA
- a CDS encoding acyl carrier protein gives MALSNEEVLAGLAELINDETGIATDTVAADKSFTDDLDIDSISMMTIVVNAEEKFDVKIPDEEVKNLKTVGDAVDYIVKAQA, from the coding sequence ATGGCCCTGTCCAACGAAGAAGTCCTCGCCGGCCTGGCCGAGCTGATCAACGACGAGACCGGCATCGCGACCGACACCGTCGCCGCCGACAAGTCGTTCACCGACGACCTCGACATCGACTCCATCTCGATGATGACCATCGTCGTGAACGCCGAGGAGAAGTTCGACGTGAAGATCCCGGACGAAGAGGTCAAGAACCTCAAGACCGTGGGCGACGCCGTCGACTACATCGTCAAGGCGCAGGCCTGA
- a CDS encoding AI-2E family transporter encodes MQLPRRKPHDHEPLGPTPNVTFEVTRGGTGVRVNAFRIGFMGAIGVLVALAAGAVVRELSTVLVYIGVALFLALGIDPLVSFLERFIPRWTAILAVVVAVLAAFVGVIFAVVPILIQQATNLIQNFPDIIQDISQQDWFQDLSKQFSGSFDIDHALQSVQSFVENPSNLLNLGGGILAVGGGILSGLTGALIVLILMLYFLASMRGLKSMTYRFVPASRRENFVDVSEQITQAVGRYVVGQISQALINGVLSLVFLLIIGAPLPVLLASFAFLGSLIPLVGTLSAAVVISLLCLFASPATALTAAVYYLVYMQVEAYVISPRIMSRAVQVPGALVVIAAVAGGTIGGVLGALVAVPIAASVIIIVQKVIYPRQEQL; translated from the coding sequence ATGCAGCTCCCACGGCGCAAGCCCCACGACCACGAACCACTCGGGCCGACCCCGAACGTCACGTTCGAGGTGACCCGCGGCGGCACCGGCGTCCGCGTCAACGCGTTCCGCATCGGCTTCATGGGCGCGATCGGCGTGCTCGTCGCCCTCGCGGCCGGCGCCGTCGTCCGCGAGCTCAGCACCGTCCTCGTCTACATCGGTGTCGCGCTGTTCCTGGCGCTCGGCATCGACCCCCTCGTGTCGTTCCTCGAACGGTTCATCCCGCGCTGGACGGCCATCCTCGCGGTGGTCGTCGCGGTGCTCGCAGCGTTCGTCGGCGTCATCTTCGCGGTGGTGCCGATCCTGATCCAGCAGGCGACGAACCTCATCCAGAACTTCCCGGACATCATCCAGGACATCTCGCAGCAGGACTGGTTCCAGGACCTCTCGAAGCAGTTCAGCGGGTCGTTCGACATCGACCACGCGCTGCAGTCCGTGCAGTCGTTCGTGGAGAACCCGAGCAACTTGCTCAACCTCGGCGGCGGCATCCTCGCGGTCGGTGGCGGCATCCTGTCCGGGCTCACGGGCGCGCTCATCGTGCTCATCCTGATGCTCTACTTCCTCGCGTCGATGCGTGGGCTGAAGTCGATGACCTACCGGTTCGTGCCCGCGTCCCGCCGCGAGAACTTCGTCGACGTCAGCGAGCAGATCACCCAGGCCGTCGGCCGCTACGTGGTCGGGCAGATCTCGCAGGCGCTCATCAACGGCGTCCTCAGCCTGGTCTTCCTCCTCATCATCGGCGCCCCGCTGCCGGTGCTGCTCGCGTCCTTCGCCTTCCTCGGCTCGCTGATCCCGCTCGTCGGGACGCTCAGCGCCGCGGTCGTGATCTCGTTGCTGTGCCTGTTCGCCTCACCGGCGACGGCGCTGACCGCAGCGGTGTACTACCTCGTGTACATGCAGGTCGAGGCGTACGTCATCTCCCCGCGCATCATGTCGCGTGCGGTGCAGGTGCCCGGCGCCCTCGTGGTCATCGCCGCGGTCGCGGGCGGCACCATCGGCGGTGTGCTCGGCGCACTCGTCGCGGTGCCGATCGCCGCGTCGGTGATCATCATCGTCCAGAAGGTCATCTACCCGCGGCAAGAGCAGCTGTGA
- a CDS encoding beta-ketoacyl-ACP synthase III, translating to MLQQRRGHEFTRILAYGAARGENVVPNDDLVGPIDSSDEWIRQRTGIVTRKRAGADTEAVDLAEAAAREAIAKAGIEPSQIGVVLVSTVTHTVATPSMASLLAERIGATPAAAYDVSAACAGYAYGIAQADSFIKSGLADHVLVIGAEKLSDVVDPTDRSISFLLGDGAGAAVVGPSEFPGIAPTIWGSDGSKWDAIGMTATYNEWAAGAPRPTMRQAGQTVFRWAVWEMVKVAREAIEAAGVRPEDLAAFVPHQANIRIIDEFAKQLGLPDTVAIARDITTTGNTSAASIPLATHRLLEEHPELSGGLALQIGFGAGLVFGAQVVVLP from the coding sequence ATGCTCCAGCAGCGTCGCGGCCACGAGTTCACCCGCATCCTCGCGTACGGCGCCGCCCGCGGCGAGAACGTCGTGCCGAACGACGACCTGGTCGGCCCGATCGACTCCTCCGACGAGTGGATCCGGCAGCGCACCGGCATCGTCACGCGCAAGCGTGCAGGAGCCGACACCGAGGCCGTCGACCTCGCCGAGGCCGCCGCACGTGAGGCCATCGCGAAGGCCGGCATCGAGCCGTCGCAGATCGGTGTCGTCCTGGTGAGCACCGTGACGCACACGGTCGCGACCCCGTCGATGGCCTCGCTGCTCGCCGAGCGGATCGGCGCGACCCCCGCCGCCGCGTACGACGTCAGCGCCGCGTGCGCCGGGTACGCGTACGGCATCGCGCAGGCCGACTCGTTCATCAAGTCCGGCCTCGCCGACCACGTCCTGGTCATCGGTGCCGAGAAGCTCAGCGACGTCGTCGACCCGACCGACCGCTCGATCTCGTTCCTCCTCGGGGACGGCGCCGGTGCGGCCGTCGTCGGTCCGAGCGAGTTCCCCGGCATCGCGCCGACGATCTGGGGTTCGGACGGCTCGAAGTGGGACGCGATCGGCATGACCGCGACCTACAACGAGTGGGCAGCCGGCGCGCCGCGCCCGACGATGCGGCAGGCCGGTCAGACGGTGTTCCGCTGGGCCGTCTGGGAGATGGTGAAGGTCGCCCGCGAGGCGATCGAGGCCGCGGGCGTCCGCCCGGAGGACCTCGCCGCGTTCGTGCCGCACCAGGCCAACATCCGCATCATCGACGAGTTCGCCAAGCAGCTCGGTCTGCCCGACACGGTGGCCATCGCCCGCGACATCACGACCACCGGCAACACCTCCGCCGCGAGCATCCCGCTCGCGACCCACCGGCTGCTCGAGGAACACCCCGAGCTGTCCGGCGGCCTGGCCCTGCAGATCGGCTTCGGTGCCGGTCTCGTGTTCGGCGCCCAGGTCGTCGTCCTCCCCTAG